The DNA region TTTTTCCGAGAGTCAGTGTCCAGCGTTTCGTATGAAACGGCCATTGCTTATAGAAGCAGAAATGCAGGCCGAGAATATTCAGCACGGTGGTTCTGCCGACAGTCTTGAAACCGCATCGCATGTGCATTCTGAGATTCGGAATATTACTCATTGATATAAGAGTATAGTCCCGGGTACGATTTGAGGCCGCAAAGTAGCTTTGCATGGCCATAAAGATCGCATTGACATGTCCCCTGAAACGTTCTTCCGGGATCGTTTCAAGGCGATAGCTGTAGTAGCCGTTATCACCGGTATGCACGACCGTATTGCCATAGGAGATATAAAGCGTGCCGGTGGCGGCCCATCGCCACGCTACCGGGCGGCCCGCCTTGGTGACCGCAAAGCAGATACTTCCCCCGCGGAGTTCGCGTCCCGCCCTCCTGATGGAAAAAGGAACTCCGGTCAGTTTGGGTAGTTCCTCTTCGGTGATTTGTTGAAGTTCGTAGTCGGCATAATGCCGCACCGGGATATCAAAGCCATTGGTAACCGTAAGCAGTTGGCGATCATAAAAGTACAGCAAGCGAGGCAGCCGGGAAAGAATAGCCTGTGGTAAATAAGCAAATCCTCTCGACTTGAAGCCGTCTCTAAGGCGTCTAAGAATACCAGGCAATTTAGTCATCATCACAACCAATCAAAAAACTCAGTTCCCCACGGTCGAAAGCTCTCTCTGCTCATAATCTTCGAATCCACCAAATATTGTCACGACCTGTAAAGTAAAAATAGTAGTTGCAGATTTCAATAGCCAGAGCAAATACTTTCCTTGAGGCTTGCAGGTCGAAGTTCCACCCGAAGTCCCTCTTAAGCGGAATGAGCGGGGGTGCGACTTTTCCCTATTCAACCAAATGCGCCTTTATCCAGGCGATTCTGTCCTTTGGGCCTTTGAGTTTCTGCTCCCAATCGGGCGCGGGGTTTCGGAAATACCCCTCATGGCGCATGGTTATTACACCCTCAATGGAATCAAAGGGTCTCGGAGCACCGAACATTTCATCAAAGAATATCGGATAGTTGTATTTATCCGACAACTCAACCATTTCAGTTCGCTTGAACTTATTCAGAATCGCCGCAGTGAGAGCCACCTGGAAAAGGAATATGTTCTTTTTCCGATCCTGTTTGGAGAGTGCAATAATCGCCGAATCCTGATACAGGGTCTGAAAGTGATTCGCCCAAACCTCAAGCAATCCGCATTCGGGATTAAGCACCAGGAGTCCGGCGTTGAAATACGGCTTGAGCGTCGCGCCGCCGGCCGCGGCTGTCATGGGAAATAATGACGATTCTGCAACCGACAGCTTCTCGAAAGCGCGGCCCCAGAATGAGTCAAGAGGGTCGCTGTACAATAATCCGATATTCTTGTGCATGACGGGGCGGTACTTAAGGCAGATGCCTTTTCCCAGAATGAAATCTACCGGCTCACCGAGGAAAATGGTATCGGTGTCGATCCAGACCAGAACGGCTGTTTTTCCTGCGGCTTCCTGTTCGCACTTGGCAGCAGCGAACGGCTTGCCGCCAAAAAAGAAGTTGTTTGATTCCTCCGGTGCACTGCCGGCCCTAAGCTGCACATTGATTCCCGGCACCTTTTCGAAAATGCCTCTCGCGGCCGGAAGGAGAGAATCGGGCATATAAATCCAGAATGGCGCCTTGCTGAATTTTCCGGCAAATGCTCTTACGCTTTCAACACAAGCCAGAAGGCTGCGTACATCGGAAGTATCCTCGGCGTATGATGCAAAGACTAAATCATATTGGTTGCCCCCCGACATCGGCGCTTTTGCAGTCTGGTTGTTCTCGGCGTAAATATTCTTGTCGGAGTAGCTCATGATACCTCCCTCAGCGAAACTTATCTGCCCGGCAACAAATAGAGAAATGACGGTTATTATCAATCTCCATGTCAAACAGCTTGATTGCATATTTAAACCTCCTCATGGAATCCTGTCCCATTTATCAATTCCGATCACCTTTTTCATACTATTGCCGACTTTTTCCGGCGCCTTTCTTCTTCCTGATTTTGCCCAAATATATCAGCAAAGTCTGCGGAAAACAATCATTTCTACTTCGCGAAAAAATTCACAAACCAAAGAATAATTTTCTTTCATTTTGGTTGAAATAAGTCCCCTCATGCCATATATTTTCAGCAGAAAATACGAAAAACCGCTTCTCTCATTGCAGGAGGAATCATGGCTTTTAATAAGGTTGAGTATATCTGGATGAACGGCAAAATGGTGCACTGGGATGACGCCAAAATCCATGTGCTTTCTCATGTAGTTCATTATGGTTCATCGATTTTCGAGGGGCAAAGATGTTACAAAACGCCCAAAGGGCCGGCCTGTTTTCGTCTGACGGAACATATTGACCGACTCTGGGATTCCTGCAAAATATATCGAATGGTCATTCCATATACCAAAAAGCAGATATTTGATGCCGTACTGGAGCTGGTTGCCATAAATAATCTGGAAGATTGCTATATTCGCCCGGTGGTTTATCGGGGGTATGATTCGCTCGGAGTCGATCCGGGGAAATGCCCGATTGATTTTGCTATTGCCGCCTGGAACTGGGGTAAATATCTCGGCCCGGAAGCGATGGAAAAAGGGGTGAAGGTATGTGTTTCCTCATGGAATCGCAACGCCCCTAACACGACCCCCATGATGGCCAAGGCTGGCGCGAACTATATGAACGGGCAGTTAATCAAAATGGAAGCACTCGCGCGCGGCTGTGTTGAGGGGATTGCACTTGATGTCAATGGCAATGTTTCCGAGGGTTCCGGCGAGAATATATTTATTGTCAGCAATGGTGTGCTGGTGACACCGCCGTTTTCGGCTTCGATACTCCCCGGGATCACCCGCCGCACCATTATCAAGTTGGCGGACGATATGGGAATCAAGGTTATCGAAGAGAATATCCCGCGCGAGGCGCTCTATATTGCCGATGAGGTATTTTTTACCGGCACGGCCGCCGAGGTAACGCCGATATCAGAGATTGATGGGATAATTATCGGCGAAGGACGCCGCGGCCCGATTACGGGGAAACTTCAGGCCCGGTTCTTTGAAATTTTGGAAGGTCGCGCCGAGGATATCTACGGCTGGCTGACCTATGTCCCGCGCCGATAGGGTATTTCCGTAAAGGAGGTTGAGTCATGAAAATAGCGGTCGGTTCCGATCATGCCGGAATTGAGATGAAAAATGAGGTTAAAGCGATTCTTCAATCTCTTGGTCACAAGATAATTGATTTTGGGACAGATACGAAGGACTCGGTTGACTATCCCGATTACGGGATCAAAGTCGCCCGGGCGGTGGCCTCGGGTGAGGCCGATAGGGGAGTGGCGGTCTGCTGGACCGGCAACGGGATGACGATTGCCGCCAATAAGGTCAAAGGAGTCCGCGCCACATTGTGCTTGAATAAAGATATGGCCTATTACGCCAGATTCCATAATGACTCCAATGTCTTGACCCTGTCACAGAAATATATCGCCGAAAAAGACCTTGAGAGCATTGTCAGAACCTGGCTGGAAACCT from Candidatus Zixiibacteriota bacterium includes:
- a CDS encoding branched-chain amino acid transaminase: MAFNKVEYIWMNGKMVHWDDAKIHVLSHVVHYGSSIFEGQRCYKTPKGPACFRLTEHIDRLWDSCKIYRMVIPYTKKQIFDAVLELVAINNLEDCYIRPVVYRGYDSLGVDPGKCPIDFAIAAWNWGKYLGPEAMEKGVKVCVSSWNRNAPNTTPMMAKAGANYMNGQLIKMEALARGCVEGIALDVNGNVSEGSGENIFIVSNGVLVTPPFSASILPGITRRTIIKLADDMGIKVIEENIPREALYIADEVFFTGTAAEVTPISEIDGIIIGEGRRGPITGKLQARFFEILEGRAEDIYGWLTYVPRR
- the rpiB gene encoding ribose 5-phosphate isomerase B, whose product is MKIAVGSDHAGIEMKNEVKAILQSLGHKIIDFGTDTKDSVDYPDYGIKVARAVASGEADRGVAVCWTGNGMTIAANKVKGVRATLCLNKDMAYYARFHNDSNVLTLSQKYIAEKDLESIVRTWLETSFEGGRHERRLRKISEAEEG